From Alosa sapidissima isolate fAloSap1 chromosome 2, fAloSap1.pri, whole genome shotgun sequence, one genomic window encodes:
- the hacd2 gene encoding very-long-chain (3R)-3-hydroxyacyl-CoA dehydratase 2, with protein sequence MSAPAMGTTRAAHSDASHKKKKGPGALATAYLVIYNVVMTAGWLVIAVGLVRAYLARGSYHGLYYSIEKPLKFFQTGALLEILHCAVGIVPSSVVLTGFQVMSRVFLTWAVTHSVREVQSEDSVLLFVAAWTITEIIRYSFYTFSLLNHLPYLIKWARYTFFIVLYPMGVTGELLTIYAALPYVQKTGLYSITLPNKYNFSFDYHSFLMLTMISYIPLFPQLYFHMLRQRKKVLGHVEDYSKVE encoded by the exons ATGTCAGCACCTGCCATGGGGACCACTCGGGCGGCTCACAGTGATGCGAGCCATAAGAAAAAGAAAGGACCGGGTGCGCTTGCAACTGCCTATTTGGTCATATACAACGTGGTTATGACAGCGGG GTGGTTGGTGATTGCTGTGGGTCTAGTTCGAGCATATCTGGCCCGAGGGAGCTACCATGGCCTGTACTACTCCATAGAGAAACCCCTGAAGTTCTTCCAGACTGGTGCTCTCCTGGAG ATATTGCACTGTGCTGTGG GTATTGTCCCTTCCTCGGTGGTCCTGACAGGATTCCAGGTGATGTCACGTGTGTTCCTCACCTGGGCAGTGACACACAGCGTTAGAGAG GTCCAGAGTGAAGACAGCGTATTGCTTTTCGTTGCGGCCTGGACTATCACCGAGATCATCCGCTACTCTTTCTACACCTTCAGCCTGCTCAACCATCTCCCCTACCTCATCAAATGGGCAAG GTACACCTTCTTCATTGTGCTTTACCCAATGGGGGTCACGGGTGAGTTGCTGACCATCTATGCCGCACTGCCCTATGTGCAGAAGACAGGGCTCTACTCCATCACTCTGCCCAACAAGTACAACTTCTCCTTCGACTACCACAGCTTTCTCATGCTCACCATGATCTCCTACATTCCCC TGTTTCCTCAGCTGTATTTCCACATGTTGCGGCAGAGGAAGAAAGTGCTGGGCCACGTGGAGGACTACAGCAAAGTGGAGTGA